From a region of the Helianthus annuus cultivar XRQ/B chromosome 5, HanXRQr2.0-SUNRISE, whole genome shotgun sequence genome:
- the LOC110941106 gene encoding caffeic acid 3-O-methyltransferase: MGSSENHFSCAMELFNSIPLAMVLASTIKLKVLEAIAEMGPDARVSTHDIASRLSISNQDAPTMLDRMLRLLASHSIVTCTEEIHESRHIRVYGLTPMAKYFIPNEDGASIGPLMRLSQDKVFIDGWLELEDAVLKGGVPFDKAHGANTFEYSTLDARFSEVFNKAMMDHSTIVMKEILNHYHGFDNLGCVVDVGGGLGITLSMIVSKHPTIKGINFDLPHVIQHAPAYPGIEHVGGDMFKEVPKGDAIFMKWILHNWSDDSCIKLLKNCYKSLSENGKVIIVEAILSFVPDTSSSGKVNSGLDVVMMAHFQGGKERTEDEFLALAKGGGFTGIRKECFVCNSWVMEFYK; encoded by the exons ATGGGTTCCAGTGAGAATCACTTTTCTTGCGCAATGGAATTGTTTAACTCCATACCATTGGCCATGGTGTTAGCGAGCACAATCAAGCTTAAGGTTCTAGAGGCTATAGCCGAAATGGGACCAGATGCCCGAGTCTCAACTCATGATATTGCCTCTCGTTTATCAATCTCCAACCAAGATGCGCCCACCATGCTAGACCGTATGCTTCGTTTGCTTGCAAGCCACTCGATTGTCACTTGCACCGAGGAGATCCATGAATCAAGGCACATTCGAGTGTACGGACTCACCCCCATGGCCAAATACTTCATCCCGAATGAAGATGGGGCATCTATAGGTCCTCTCATGCGCTTAAGTCAAGATAAAGTGTTTATTGACGGATG GCTTGAACTTGAAGATGCAGTCCTTAAAGGAGGCGTTCCATTTGACAAGGCTCATGGAGCAAACACATTTGAATATTCAACATTAGATGCAAGATTCAGTGAGGTTTTCAATAAAGCCATGATGGATCATAGTACTATTGTAATGAAGGAAATTTTGAACCACTATCATGGTTTCGACAATCTCGGATGTGTGGTTGATGTTGGAGGTGGTCTAGGGATCACACTTAGTATGATTGTATCGAAGCATCCCACCATTAAGGGGATTAATTTCGATTTGCCACATGTGATTCAACATGCACCCGCATATCCAG GTATTGAACATGTTGGAGGAGATATGTTTAAAGAGGTTCCTAAAGGAGATGCCATTTTTATGAAG TGGATTTTACATAATTGGAGTGATGATTCTTGCATAAAGTTACTAAAGAACTGCTATAAGTCTTTGTCTGAAAACGGAAAGGTTATTATCGTAGAGGCGATTCTATCTTTTGTACCAGATACGAGCTCGTCTGGCAAAGTCAACAGTGGCTTAGATGTGGTGATGATGGCTCATTTTCAAGGTGGAAAGGAGCGCACTGAGGATGAGTTTCTTGCACTAGCTAAAGGTGGTGGATTCACAGGGATTAGAAAGGAATGTTTTGTTTGCAACTCATGGGTCATGGAATTCTATAAGTAG